The Gossypium hirsutum isolate 1008001.06 chromosome D02, Gossypium_hirsutum_v2.1, whole genome shotgun sequence region TAGGGTTTGTGTATAAATTAAAAACTGCTTTTTAGCTTATAAAATAGCCATAAAAATTAGGGTTAATTTCACCTAATGTCTTTAAATTatgacccaaattctaaattGGTTTCTGAATTTCAAGATATTATAATTTAGACACTTCGGATTCAACgtgttaaaagaaaagaaataatccTTGTAATTAGTATCGACACTATTTATATTGTTGAtgtttagtgtttgatttacatgCTTTAAATAGGTTTCACATAAGGTTTATATCGGGATTTAGCGCTTAAACTGTTGAATGATTGATGGAAAGACTTGATTGATAGGAAGGTAAAAGGACTCAATTATAACATTTTGAAGTTTAAAGATTAAATCGAAATATAAACAATGGTTTATGAACTGTTGGTGAAATTAATCCTAAAAATTACTTCTTTTATATAGAATAATAGATAATATTGATAATCAtgtagtaatttttaaaaattcaacaacctaatcataattttaagtaaatataaatgGCTAAACCTAAAGcgtacaaaaaataaaattaaggaaaGCCTATACACCGAccaaaatttaaaggttaaaatatgtcttAAGTACATGTCGttttcacaaatttagaatttaattcttatatttttgttaacactgtaaaaattattttgttaaattcacgTTCGTTACATGTcagttttttttaattctattgctactaaataattttttttaatctcaaaatataatacaaatcaatttaacaaaaaaaagtaaCAAATCTAACCATTAGAACTAAAATTTGAAATCGAAAAGTAGAGGgataaaattcttgaaaataaaggtacaaaattaaaatttaaatttgtgaagggtatagggactaatagtataattttaaccaaatttaaacGCTCTTCTTGCTTTATTGGGTGTCTTTGTCTTCCCTCGGCTTCGTCGTTGTCTTGCTTTTCATGACTTCGACtttagcttttttttcttttctttttttgaatgaGTGGTAGTGGGAAGAAAGCAAGCGCTCTTCCATGCATACTGggattattatatatttttttctttttggttttttccATTGGGTTGATGATGATTGATGCAGGCAGACAAAGACATCCAATTATTTGATTTGAGATTCTGAAAAAGCTTTGTTCATGGAGTTTAAGCTCTTGAAAAACAACCCAAACAAAAACACGAATAACAAATAAAAGGTAAAAAGACATCACTAGTCCCTCTCAATTTTGAATTTGAACAAATTGGTCCACTAAAAAATTCGGAACAATTTAATCCCTTCGATTTCTAAAGTTTAATCACAGCATTGTTTTCTAACACTTTGCTCAAagtttgattggtataataataaatttagaccTTAAAGCTTACATATTTCGTCAATTTGctcctaatttaacaaatttagtctACAACATTTGTGTAAACGTTGAGGCTAAATTTGCTGAATTTTTTAGAAAcaaggttaaaatgataaaatatataaacatctaaaactaaatttgttattataccaatcaaaataatGTACAATTGAAGGAATATATTAAGTCACAATTAGTTTTCCTTAGTTGTTCGCTTTTGAAATTGATAGAGATTAAATTGCTACAATTTTTTAAAGAATgaccaatttactcaatttcgaAAGCTAAGAGGGACTATAGAGGTGTTTTTACCAAAAAGGAAACTTATTTGCCGAATTTTGACATTTAACTGTTCCATTAAATCACAAGTGCATAAATGTTAAAGAGCAAACATATGGACAAATTAAtcttgtacattagatcaaagaataaacatgtttcATCCATTTTCATGACTAATAAATTAACCAAACAATTACAAGTAGCATACCATGTGTATTTCATGCtgatatataaatattagtttttaacagcagaaatgaatggaatttttaacaaaaagaccaatttactctttgatctaatatacatagactaatttactcattttttagtagagagggcaaaatgcaatctgactcttagtacaagagcctccatggtacttttaccacaattgaaattttaaattgaaattaaaagtgtGGGGACTAAACTTTCAAAATCCAAAGAGTATAGGGACTGGAAATAACGCAAAGAGCTAAGAAAAATGTATCTTCCGTTGCCGGGACTTGAACCCGGGTCTCTCGGGTGAGAGCCGAGTATCCTAACCACCTAGACTACAACGGAAAGCTGAcaggtttttaataatttaaatataagtttaaaaacaAAAACCCGGCCACGATGAGTGGTGGTGACCACAGCAGCAAATAAAGACGAGAGGGAATCGTTTTCATTATTATTGTTTCAAATTTTATGAAAGTAAAGTAAATGGTTACCAATGTGCTTTCAATGGAATCCAATCCAATTCCATAAGTATAACAATGTGAATCACGTCAACAAAAGAATATTTATCATACCAAAAAAGTCACGTGGAGGTTGAAGTCGATTCATTCTGTATGAGCAGACAACCACGTAGTTCGAGTGGTGGAGGTAAATCATATATCtaatgtcactaaactattaatagtttatgttttggtcattgaatcattcgaaaattttcatttaagtcactgaactattaaAATAGTTGTTGTATGGTTTTCTCTATTGGCACTATCTGCACTAATCTAAAGCTCTCGTTCCCTTTATTTCCTACAAGTTAGTTTGTTttcatgaaattgctttggatatTAATTAAGAATTTGCGTACCAAAATCCAAACACCTTTCTCCTTTGATCTTCAATACTGATCGCTAAATTGACTTGGACCTAAGGTATGTTCTTAGACTCATTGATGGGTACTGATCTACTATACGTATATTTTAATTGTAGCTCGGAGCTCGCTagccgaatttaaaaaaaaaattaaaggactgAATAGCTTGAataaaaaactttcaaatagttcagtaaTTAAAATGAGAACTTTTGAATcaataactattttgtaactttttgaagttgagtgaccaaaacgtaaacttatttatagtttagtgaccttaagTATAGTTTACCTAAATAAATATGAGTTTGATCTGCCTTGCCACATGCCATCTCTTAATAGGTCGATTGTTCTTTTTCTTCATTCTTTTGTTAGGTTGACAACGTGACATGAGGAGATCAAATGTCAGGGTATGTAAGTGACAAGTGATAGATATATTATCGGAGTGGCCTAGATGTCTAGAGTGGTTGGATTGTATGTTCCCTACAACTTGGTGGAACAATTCTTATGGCGAAGTAGACTTAGTCCATAAATTTGGTGGCTCTCTCAACTTAATCAGCTAAGCtcgatttatttaaaattattaaataaaaacaatattttatttatcttattatttcGTAAATAGTAATATGAATTTTTGGGGTGAATTGGGTTGAGATTAGGCCCAAacttggaatttttttaaaaatcaagccTTAGCCTAACTTGGCCTATGGACACCTCTATGGTGAAAGAGACGTACTTGATGGAGTCAGACAATATTTTTAGAATTGGACCAGTAGTTAAACCGATCAAACCATTAGTTCTTGCTTCAATCAGTTCAACCAGTCCGACCACCCGATTCAACCGGTCTTTATTTCGGACCGGTAACCCCAACCATTTGAGTAACACATTTCTATTTTTCTACCATTAACAACCATATCAACTTTCTCCATATATAGCTATACAGTCGGTCATGGAAGAATATCTACACAGCTACTTAATCCTGTATACACCACCAAGAATACACATAAACTAACTGAAATGGAAATTACGAAAACGGGCCCGGAAAAGCGGAATAGAAAGAGCGAAAATGTCGGGGTTTTTATAAAAAATGGAAAACATTATATTATGCTTATTGAGAAACAGAAGATTCATCAACTCGATGCCAGATTCTGTTGAAAAACCACATCGAATCTGCTTCGACGGGGTTTCCATCATGGTTACGGTGCCAACTATAATGAGCGTGAGTTCGGTTTTTGATATCGAAAATGGCGTGACCGTAACTGGATTCTCGATACGCCGAGTACGTTGGCTGCGGCTCGCTCATGCTACAAATATGCaagaataatatatatgtaatgcAAGAAAAATGGATACTTGGATACTAAGCCATCCATGTTGCCTCCATCGCCGATAGTTATGTAGACAGGCGCGGATTGATCCTTCACGGGAGTGCAAATACCGTTTACAACGTTATACGCAACGTTCGATACACGTTCCTGTAACATAAATTATATCAGCAATCGAGTAATCAAGCATGATTACAACATGGTAAATTGGTTGTCAAGCTATTACTTGTACTCGAAGTTTCGTATATACTAGCGGAGATAACATAGACAAAGAGCTTACAGATCGTTCGTAGGCATGGACGTGACCGGAAAATACGACATCAACTTTGTACTTCACAAACCATGGTTCGTATATTACTCTCATGGTTTCGCCTTCCATGAAAGGATAGTTGAAGCTATTATACCATGGAGCATGCATAAGAACAATTAACCATGGCGTTTCGGTCCGGTTAACTTTCGGAAATTCCTGTTGAAGCCATTGGTACTGAGGAGTGAATTTACCGTAGGCCGAATACGAAGACAACACTATGATGTATGCCGAAGCTCTCTTGATCGAATACCAAAACGGAGAAGTACTTTTCGATTCTACGTATGGAACTGGATAACGATTACTATATGGCTTAAAAGGCGTCGTTTCACCCTGCGCAGAACCGTTATAACACAATGGACAATTCCGGTTTTTACAAGCTAATTATCACGATAAGAAAAGAACGAATACTTACGATTTCGGGGGCAAAGTCGAGTTCGTGATTTCCAACGGTCCATATCCACGGTTGATACGCAACACTTCTCTCGATAAACCTTCCCCATGTATCCCATCTTACATTATCATGATTCGGATAGTTATCTGCATACGAAAGATCGCCCACGTACAATACCGTTTGGCCTTTCTTCGGGTTTTGTTCGTAATGAGCTACCGTGCTATTCGAATCAAAAGTCTGCCCGAGATCCCCTACAAAGCCAACACAAACAAGAAAAACCCTAAGACCAGAATGTGTACCAGGCATAAAATCAAACAGTAAGGAAACATTCACTTACCGATGATACCGAATGTGTATGGGGCATCAGGACCAACTCGAGGAGGTGTCGTAAACCTGAATTTCCGAATCGAATCACCGTCGCCGACCATATAGTAATACTTAGTATTGTACTATAAACAAACAAAAACGAAGACTCAATATCGACATTAACGAGACCAATCAATATAGTACAAAGCCAGCTATGCCAAGTTACTtggagaataaaaaataaataaaacggcCGCCTTGGACCTAAAgggctcatcttcttcctctaaAACCTTATTTCATTTTAGTTGCTTTTCTCCGCTACGAGCTCCGATGCCCTCCGAACAATTGAGTTCGTTTTGCAGGAACCCGAGGCCATCCGAGCTCAAatataaatgcaaatgaaaaaaaaaatacctcCAAATTTCTAATGATGCAGTGATGAATATAACCAGAGGTGTAATTATGAAACTTATAAGTTTTGACTTTCCCTTCGGCTTTTCTCTTTCCATTGCTGTTCTCACTCCAATAAACCACTGTATTTGAACCGGGTTCATCTTGGGTCACCCATGAAACTATCACTGCTTTTCCCACATGGTCACCTTGTGTTATATGtaccttaaaatttcaaaacagccCAGTCAGGAGCTTTGAGCGCTcgagattaaattatatatttttatgattttattattttaatagtttatatatttataacatttaaagagctaaattaaaattttatcattttagaagattaaagtgtaaatttactattattaatttaaaattttataatttataaaaaaatttaaggtcgGGCACTGCAAAATCACAACTAAATTAAAATAGGCCTTGTGTATCCTTTCggctttttattcttttttgaaCTCCAATAAATAGCACAGTAAAAAATGTGCATTTAAAGAAAATAACTCGTGTGACCGACAAATATACCTTGGTAGCTACACCTTCGGCTATAGCAACCATACATTCGAGTTATTTGTTTGTCTCCGACTGGCCACATATGGGTGAAATGTCATTGGAGCTAAAGGGGCTTGACCcaaaattttttagaaattataattaagttaaaaaaaaaaaggtagactcttcaaaaattttaaaacttctcTTTAATcctcttaaatttttaaaatttttaattatactcctaaatcatttttaaaattcttattaaaccctttgaaatttttgaaaattttaagtgtcCCGTGAACACACATAAAATTGTAGATGGAGTTCTTTGCACTAAGTCAATATTTTTTTGCTTATTCTTTAAAGGTTTATATGAAAAATAGGTGTACCTAAATTATGCAACTTTTTTCATTTAGGTATCTAAAGTATTTTTTTTGGTCAAAGTAGGTATTAAAGTTTTATTTCGTTACCATTTTAAGTATCAAATAGTCAAATTATTGCacatgatatttttaattaaataaaatattttaaaatttacctcCCGTATTAAAAAAAATCTCCAAACCAATCAAATTATGGCACATggcatttttaattaaataaaaatatgtactTGAATTAATGGTTGATACCTAAAGTGGTAACAGAATAAAACTTTAGTACCTAAATGAGAAAAGTTACATAGTTTAAGTACCTATTTTTCATATAAGCCTTCTTTAAATTAGCCGCGtgagtgattttttttttcaaatgtcaAATATGCATAAAGTACAGGGACCGaaaaaaattaaaccataaaTATATTGACACTCGGAAAAAAGAGAGTAAAGAACACGAACATCCGTAATTCCAAATAAACTGACCTGTTGGGGCGCATTGTAACCGGAAGGAACACGAAAGACATCACTGTGAAGGGGCATGTCACCGGTTTTCTCCGGTTTCCGGGCATAGACGCCGGTTTTTCCTCCATCACATAAAACTGCTGAGCTTAAAACAAAAGCTATAACAATGAAAAATACAACACACGGTGACGCCGAAGAAAACAAAGAGTTCGTCGATGTTACCTTCACCGCcaccatttttaaaatattttacataatttatgaGTTTTTCCTTGTTTTTGATTCTGTGTATTTATATGAATCTTAATTATTGTTCTgttattttttcaataaattacGGGAGAATTTAAGTTAATATActaaataaagattttttttagcgAAAATTAGATATTAATCGTTTCAAACCATtaacaaaatagataaaattaaataaataaagggtaaattaccaaaatagtcacttttaaaatattttagtcactttcgTGCTGTAAAATTTTAGTCGCTGAGTATTAATAGTCATTAATAGAGTAACGGTAAACTAACGtggtatattaaattattatttcaaatgaaaattttaggttaaattctacaagtagtccctatattttttccgttttgagtaatttaattttttttcttttattttaaaagagatggagaaaggagaaaatagagggagaagcagaagagaatgaaaaaaaagaaataaaaaagaaagttaaaagagtataaaagaaaaaataattgctcaaaataaaaaaatatgaggatcaattgtataatttaacctaaaattttttattgaaatgatgatttaatgcgGCATGTCATCTTACTATTACACCGTTAACGGAAATTAAtggttcaatgacttaaatgttacaacacgttaacgtaagtgactaaaacgtaacattttaaaacatgagtgactaaaatgtaatccgaaagaaataaaaatgactattttgatagtttaccctttatttatttatttgaaaagaaattttgacTTTTTATGATGGAATGTATTTTGATAGAATGCTAtgttattttagattatttttttcaatagttttttgggttaattttactaAAAGTCCTTAAACtgtaatttagattttaaattagttcacaaaattaaaaaaaaattatttgagtaTTCTAAATATCCTTAATTTCATTGACTTCTGTTATTTTTAACATCTCGTATCAAAATTGGTGTTTTAAATACGCTTCATGTAATATTAGAACACAAAAGGACTtagttaaaatattttgaaatttagggatcaatttgttcaaatttaattcattgatttgataaataaaacTCAAAATCTTCTTCATAGCACTAAACAAACATAAATCCAACACTAAGGTAAAGggaaaaaaatggaaatttttattgatttatattttttgcattttttaatctaaaaataaaGAGTTCAAAAGGGGAACTACATGTTGTTCTCATTGAGACTCGTCAACTGGATGCCAGAATCGGTTGAAAACCCACGTCGAATCGCCTTGAACGGCGTACCCGTCATGGTTGCGGTGCCAACTATAATAAGCATGAGTCCGGTTCTTTATATCGAAAATGGCATGACCGAAACTAGCTTCTCGATAAGCTGAATACTCCGGCTGAGGGACGGTCATGCTACAAGGAAAAAGAAACACATTGGCATCAATGACATCAACAATCCTGCATGTATTATATGatcataaaagaataaaaatctttACTTGTTTGCTATGCCTTCAATGTTTCCTCCATCGCCGATAGTTATGTAAATAGGAGCAGATAGATCCTTCACAGGACTGCATTTACCGTTTACGAGATCGTATGCGATGTTCGATATACGCTCCTGTAATCAAGCAATTTTGGAACAAACCCCCTTCTTTTAAACAATCAGTTTAAAAGATTTGAATGTAAGTAATCGATTGGAAAGAGAACTTACCGATCGTTCATAGGCGTGGACATGACCGGAAAATACAACATCGACTTTGTACTGAACTAATAATGGCTCATACATTACTCTCATGGTTTCAGCTTCCATATAATGGTAGTTATAGCTATGATACCATGGGGAATGCATTAGAACAATTAACCAGGGTGTTTCAGTTCGGTTAACTTTCGGTAGCTCTTGTTCGATCCATTGGTTCTGAGGAGTGTATTTACCATATGCCGAATATGAAGACAACACTATGATGTATGCTGAAGCTCTCTTGATTGAGTACCAAAAGGGAGCAGTACTTTGTGATGCTCGGTAAGGAACATGATATCGATGAGTGTAAGGCTTAAACGGCTTTGTTTCACCCTGCAGCAAAACCGTAATCATGTTATCACCAATTCACCGTCATATCGGGAGTTCAATGACAAAGCAGTAGAAAATGAAGATGATATGACTCGGACAAAACCGCAATTAAAAAACCGAAACAAAGAAAAGCATCAGCGTTGCTGTTTGTGCAGGTGAGCTTCTATGGCTAATACCATAGGAGGAAAGTTGATGGTGTTTACGAGCTAATCATGATAAGAAAGAACAAAAAGCTTACGATTTCAGGTGCGAAGTCGATTTCGTGATTTCCAGCAGTCCATATCCACGGTTGGTAAGCAGCACTTCTCTCAACAAACCTTCCCCACGTATCCCACCTAACATTATCATGATTTGGATGGTTATCAGCATACGAAAGATCCCCAACAAACAACATGGTCTGACCATTCTTTGGGTTCTTTTCGTAATGAGTGAGTGTTACATTCGAATCAAAAGTCTGCCCGAGATCCCCTGCATAACCATTTCCAATTCCAAATTCAACCACATAAACAGTACCAAAAGCCAGCAACACATACAAGGATACGACCTTCAAGGATTCTTTAAATATACAGAAAAATGTAGATAAATCTAACCATACTCATGtcgattacatatcatatctaagattcaCATCCAAGTTCGAGTAACATAGCCTTAAACCATATCTAACCCACACAAAATTGCATTATCATTGAAAGATCAAATAATAAACTACTAAGTTAGACATAAAAACTCTAATCAGTAACCTCTTAAAGTACCTGTTTCTGACCATACTTGTGTCGGATACATACCATATCTAAAACCCACATCCAAGTTCGAGTAACATAGCCTTAAAACCATATCTAACCCACAAAAGTTGTACTACTAAGTTAGACATAAAATCAAACATATAACCAACAATACATGATATTCCATATCTAACACTCGCATCCAAATTCGAGTAACATATCCTTAACCAAATCAAAAACAGCAAGCAACAATTCACTTACCAATGAGACCAAATGTGTAAGGAACATCAGGTCCAACTTCAGGAGGTGTTGTAAACCAGAATTTTCTCATTGAAGTACCCTCACCAACCACATAGTAATACTTGGTGTTgtactataaaacaaaagaattGAAACCCCAATAAGCAAATTTATGaattgaactttaaaaaaatggCTATGAATTCAAAAATTTACCTCCAAGTTCTTGACAGTACAGTGATGAATGAAACCAGAGGTATAATTATAGTACTTATAAGTACTAATTTTCCCCACTGCCTTCATCTTCTCTTTGCTACCTTCACTCCAATAAACCACTGTATTTGAACCGGGTTCATCTTGGGTCACCCATGAAACAATCACAGCTTTCCCCACATGGTCGCCTTGTGTTATATGaacctttcaaattttcaaaaaaacacccacatcaccaaaatttttttccaaataaacccaaaattttgcattGAAAAATACCTGTTGAGGTGCATTGTAACCAAGAGGAGCTTGAAAAACGTCACTGTGAAGGGGCATATCCACAGTTTTCTCCTCTTTCCTAACGTAGATACTAGTCTTTCCACCATAACATAACAAcaatgaattgaaaaataaagcTAAAACAATAACAAAAGAACATatcactgaagaagaagaagagctcATCTTTGCTGTTATCTTCAACACTGCGAGTGCAACTCCTACTACTACTTGGCCCCATTTATACGACtttttgagtcaaaaaaatttcaaaaaaccaTTATCTTGATTTTTGGTTGATAGAATACCGGATTCTGGTATTCGTGAGTAAAAATACAAGGGAATATTCCCGTATACATATACGAAAATACAGAGTATTTCGTATTAATTATCGTATCAACGTTTTGAAAATTCTAAACCCGTTAATTAAAATTGAGCAGAAAAaacgaatttttaaaataaagaatttgagatTGATTGAAGTCttggaaaaaaaattggaaaatttgtgctctgttattcaaatttttgtaattttataattatcaaTAAGTTACAtgactaataaaattaaaaattatatatatacaatttgatatatgaatttgacattttttttctaatgtggCATCTTTATTCgacaaaaattatacattttggcactttaatttgatgaaaattcataattaactaataatattagtaattaattttcatcaaatcaactttgaaatctgaattaaattaaatttatatgacaaatttacaattaacactaaatttattcaattaataaaatcataaaaatttcaattaaaaaattaatatcattacttttaaatatcaaaaaacataatttttatcaaatacaaatatcACGTTAAAAAATGATTCATATACCAAATCATATATTAAACCtcttataattataataaattaatttttaaagtaagaAAAAAGGAACTGTTAGGTCATTGATGTCAATCCCAATCACGTGAAGCTTTGATATTAAATAAAGGTTGAGCGTTGagactttaattttgaaaaaaagtctgttattaataaaataataacatatatatttaaacgTACAAAATCATCCTTTCCTTGAATAGAAAATGATGATGACTTTTACGTCTTGTAGTCAACTAAATAATTTATATGGTAGTGGAAGACTTGCATTGAATGTCTATGATAAAAATTATGACATTTTAGGGGACCAAAAGCTCAAAAGAAATTTCTtaaaaatgcttaaattaaattattaattttacataagggccagaagatgataaaaataattaatcaaagGACTAAAAAGGCTtgtattgaataattaattatatagaggggctaaacttaaaattatttcCATTTAATCAATGGAGCCAAGGTCCTTGCTTTCCCCTCTAGTCAATACAACATTGATCATTTAATGTAATGACGAAGATAAAGAGGCAGCAACTTTGGCCTTATTTTTGGCCTAATAGTTTACGATTCATTTTTGGCCTTATTAAAGCAATTTTTTAGATTCATCCATGTTTTAATGATTCACTAGTGAAGTCTTGAAGTTCGAgaccaaattaaaacatcaaCAATAGTTTGAGGACTAAGGTGCAATTAACACCAAATCTAATATCTcagatattttatttaataacaatatCTAAAACATCCATTTTAATCATGGAGTTCCTATTTTTTTAGTCATCACGTTTTTGTTCCTCTTCACTCTCCACTACTCGCTCGTGCCAAACACCTCCATAAATCCAAGTTTTATATAAAGAATGTGAGCATCACGTTCTTTGAGAAGCGACGATGCAAAAAATGAACGAAACTATGTGAAAAAAAGAGGAGGCGGTAGTGGGGTAACATAGCAACAAACAGTGGACCAAGACGCCTCGTTGACTGACCTAAAATTGGCTGGTCCGCGATTGCTTAACAATCGCTGTCAAGTCCCGCCCTTTTTTTTTCCCAAAGTGCGCGTATCCATATATATTCGTTTCCTTCTTCATTTTTCGATTCCATTTTTCCATCTTATAAAAGGGAAATTTTCTTTAAAAGGTCCCTGTACTTTATGTTTTAATAGATGTACTCCTTCTATTATAAGTCGGTAATCCTTAGTTCTCTACTTTTTAAAATAGGTGAAAATACTTGACAAGTCCCTGCATTAGAGGGACATAATCAAATTAATCAATATACTACTAAAAAGAATTAAATGAggttaaattttaacaaaattaatactTCCAAGACTTTGATTTTgcaaatgaattttttatattaaaagtatTAAACTTGCCAAAAGAAcccataatataattatattctaTATCATTTAACTAAATAAGGAAAAAATTTTAACATCAAATACTAAAAGTATATATTTCAAAATAGAAGCGAAGTCAGGGGGCTGGTAAGGCCC contains the following coding sequences:
- the LOC107908810 gene encoding purple acid phosphatase codes for the protein MVAVKVTSTNSLFSSASPCVVFFIVIAFVLSSAVLCDGGKTGVYARKPEKTGDMPLHSDVFRVPSGYNAPQQVHITQGDHVGKAVIVSWVTQDEPGSNTVVYWSENSNGKRKAEGKVKTYKFHNYTSGYIHHCIIRNLEYNTKYYYMVGDGDSIRKFRFTTPPRVGPDAPYTFGIIGDLGQTFDSNSTVAHYEQNPKKGQTVLYVGDLSYADNYPNHDNVRWDTWGRFIERSVAYQPWIWTVGNHELDFAPEIGETTPFKPYSNRYPVPYVESKSTSPFWYSIKRASAYIIVLSSYSAYGKFTPQYQWLQQEFPKVNRTETPWLIVLMHAPWYNSFNYPFMEGETMRVIYEPWFVKYKVDVVFSGHVHAYERSERVSNVAYNVVNGICTPVKDQSAPVYITIGDGGNMDGLVSNMSEPQPTYSAYRESSYGHAIFDIKNRTHAHYSWHRNHDGNPVEADSMWFFNRIWHRVDESSVSQ
- the LOC107908811 gene encoding purple acid phosphatase 2-like (The RefSeq protein has 1 substitution compared to this genomic sequence), whose product is MSSSSSSVICSFVIVLALFFNSLLLCYGGKTSIYVRKEEKTVDMPLHSDVFQAPLGYNAPQQVHITQGDHVGKAVIVSWVTQDEPGSNTVVYWSEGSKEKMKAVGKISTYKYYNYTSGFIHHCTVKNLEYNTKYYYVVGEGTSMRKFWFTTPPEVGPDVPYTFGLIGDLGQTFDSNVTLTHYEKNPKNGQTMLFVGDLSYADNHPNHDNVRWDTWGRFVERSAAYQPWIWTAGNHEIDFAPEIGETKPFKPYTHRYHVPYRASQSTAPFWYSIKRASAYIIVLSSYSAYGKYTPQNQWIEQELPKVNRTETPWLIVLMHSPWYHSYNYHYMEAETMRVMYEPLLVQYKVDVVFSGHVHAYERSERISNIAYDLVNGKCSPVKDLSAPIYITIGDGGNIEGIANNMTVPQPEYSAYREASFGHAIFDIKNRTHAYYSWHRNHDGYSVQGDSTWVFNRFWHPVDESQ